The proteins below are encoded in one region of Buttiauxella gaviniae:
- the sstT gene encoding serine/threonine transporter SstT: MSTQSPGMLKRLAQGSLVKQILIGLVLGIALAAVSKPAAIAVGLLGTLFVGALKAVAPVLVLMLVMASIANHKHGQKTSIRPILVLYLIGTFTAALTAVVVSFIFPSTLHLVTGTTDITPPSGIVEVLRGLLMSMVSNPIHALLEANYIGILVWAVGLGFALRHGNESTKNLINDVSDAVTFIVKVVIRVAPIGIFGLVASTLATTGFETLWSYAQLLLVLVGCMFGVALIINPLLVFIKIRRNPYPLVFACLRESGVTAFFTRSSAANIPVNMALCEKLNLDRDTYSVSIPLGATINMAGAAITITVLTLAAVNTLGVPVDLPTALLLSVVASLCACGASGVAGGSLLLIPLACGMFGIPNEIAMQVVAVGFIIGVLQDSCETALNSSTDVLFTAAACQAEDARLADKNPLRG, from the coding sequence ATGTCTACACAATCTCCGGGCATGTTAAAACGCCTGGCACAAGGCAGTCTGGTCAAACAGATTTTGATAGGTCTGGTGCTGGGTATTGCTCTGGCAGCCGTTTCAAAACCCGCTGCGATTGCCGTCGGTTTACTCGGGACGTTATTCGTTGGGGCACTAAAGGCCGTCGCGCCGGTGCTGGTTCTGATGCTGGTCATGGCGTCAATCGCCAACCATAAACACGGGCAGAAAACCAGTATCCGCCCCATTCTGGTGCTTTATCTCATTGGCACTTTCACCGCTGCGTTAACTGCCGTGGTGGTCAGTTTCATATTCCCTTCGACACTCCATTTAGTTACTGGCACAACAGACATCACCCCGCCTTCAGGTATTGTTGAAGTGTTGCGCGGGCTGTTGATGAGCATGGTTTCCAACCCAATTCACGCCCTGTTGGAAGCGAACTACATCGGAATTCTGGTGTGGGCAGTCGGGCTGGGCTTCGCTCTGCGCCATGGTAACGAGAGCACCAAAAACCTGATTAACGATGTCTCCGATGCGGTGACCTTTATCGTTAAAGTGGTGATTCGCGTTGCGCCGATCGGTATTTTTGGCCTGGTCGCCTCAACGCTTGCGACTACCGGCTTTGAAACCCTGTGGAGCTACGCGCAACTGTTGCTGGTGCTGGTTGGTTGTATGTTCGGCGTGGCGCTTATCATCAACCCGCTACTGGTGTTTATCAAAATTCGCCGTAACCCGTACCCGCTGGTGTTCGCATGCCTGCGCGAAAGCGGCGTCACTGCCTTCTTTACGCGTAGTTCTGCGGCCAATATTCCAGTAAATATGGCGCTTTGTGAGAAGCTGAATCTGGACCGCGACACCTATTCCGTCTCCATCCCATTGGGCGCGACCATTAATATGGCGGGGGCGGCAATCACCATTACCGTGCTGACGCTGGCGGCGGTAAATACTTTGGGTGTACCGGTGGATTTGCCAACTGCACTGCTGCTGAGCGTGGTGGCTTCTCTGTGTGCTTGCGGTGCATCAGGTGTGGCGGGCGGTTCGCTGCTGCTGATCCCGCTGGCTTGTGGGATGTTCGGTATCCCAAATGAGATTGCCATGCAGGTGGTTGCCGTCGGCTTTATCATCGGCGTGTTGCAGGATTCGTGCGAAACCGCGCTCAACTCCTCAACCGATGTGTTGTTTACCGCTGCGGCCTGCCAGGCAGAAGATGCTCGCCTGGCGGATAAAAACCC
- a CDS encoding TerC family protein: MNSVGTPLLWGGFAVVVVIMLAIDLFLQGRKGSHTMSMKQAAAWSLVWVSLSLLFNAAFWWYLTGTSGREVADTQALAFLTGYLIEKALAVDNVFVWLMLFSYFAVPAALQRRVLVYGVLGAIVLRTIMIFAGSWLINQFEWLLYVFGAFLLFTGIKMALAKEDESGIGDKPLVRWIRGHLRMTDKIEGEHFFIRKNGILFATPLLLVLILVELSDVIFAVDSIPAIFAVTTDPFIVLTSNLFAILGLRAMYFLLAGVAERFSMLKYGLSIILVFIGVKMLIVDFYHIPIAISLGVVGGILALTLIINSVVNYRNDQKKLSE; encoded by the coding sequence ATGAATAGTGTCGGCACTCCATTATTGTGGGGCGGCTTTGCCGTCGTGGTCGTCATCATGCTGGCTATCGACCTCTTTTTACAGGGGCGCAAAGGCTCGCACACCATGTCCATGAAGCAGGCGGCCGCCTGGTCCCTGGTCTGGGTTTCGCTTTCACTGCTGTTTAACGCAGCATTCTGGTGGTATCTCACCGGAACATCTGGCCGTGAAGTCGCGGATACCCAGGCTCTCGCCTTCCTCACCGGTTACTTGATAGAAAAAGCGCTGGCGGTGGATAACGTCTTCGTTTGGCTGATGCTGTTTAGCTACTTCGCAGTTCCTGCGGCCTTGCAACGTCGCGTGCTGGTTTATGGCGTGCTGGGCGCAATTGTGCTGCGTACCATTATGATTTTCGCGGGCAGTTGGCTTATCAACCAGTTCGAATGGCTGCTGTATGTCTTCGGCGCGTTCCTGCTGTTCACCGGTATCAAAATGGCGCTGGCGAAAGAAGATGAAAGCGGCATTGGCGATAAACCGCTGGTACGCTGGATCCGCGGCCATCTGCGCATGACGGATAAAATCGAAGGCGAGCACTTCTTTATCCGTAAGAACGGTATTTTGTTCGCAACGCCATTGCTGCTGGTGCTAATTCTGGTTGAACTAAGCGACGTGATTTTCGCGGTCGACAGTATTCCGGCTATTTTTGCGGTAACAACCGATCCGTTTATTGTGCTGACGTCTAACTTGTTTGCGATTCTCGGCCTGCGTGCGATGTACTTCCTGCTGGCGGGCGTAGCAGAACGCTTCTCGATGCTGAAATACGGCTTGTCGATTATCCTGGTGTTTATCGGCGTGAAGATGTTAATTGTCGATTTCTACCACATCCCAATTGCGATTTCGCTGGGCGTTGTGGGCGGTATTCTGGCGTTAACGCTTATCATCAACTCGGTCGTGAATTACCGAAACGATCAGAAGAAATTGTCGGAATAA
- a CDS encoding Gfo/Idh/MocA family protein: protein MIRLAVIGTNWITRQFVDAAHESGKYKLTAVYSRSLEQAQSFASDYPVEHLFTDLDAMAKSDSIDAVYIASPNSLHSPQTLLFLSHKKHVICEKPLASNLREVEAAIACARENQVVLFEAFKTASLPNFIALQQALPKVGKIRKVLLNYCQYSSRYQRYLDGENPNTFNPAFSNGSIMDIGFYTLASAVALWGEPYSVRATASLLESGVDAHGSVQMNYGDFDVNLLHSKVSDSVIPSEIQGEAGSLVIEKISECQRITFVPRGGKPQDLTLPQHINTMLYEAEVFARLVTDNEVNHPGLVTSRLTAALSTEIRAQTGVKFPADDVPVHLPA from the coding sequence ATGATACGCCTCGCTGTTATTGGAACTAACTGGATCACCCGTCAGTTCGTCGATGCTGCCCACGAAAGTGGCAAATATAAACTCACCGCAGTCTACTCCCGCTCGCTGGAACAGGCGCAAAGTTTTGCCAGCGACTATCCGGTGGAACATCTTTTTACCGACCTTGATGCGATGGCGAAAAGCGACTCGATAGATGCGGTTTACATCGCCAGTCCAAACTCCCTGCACTCTCCGCAAACGCTGTTGTTCCTCAGCCATAAAAAGCATGTGATTTGCGAGAAGCCATTGGCGTCTAATCTGCGTGAAGTGGAAGCGGCGATTGCCTGCGCGCGTGAAAATCAGGTGGTGTTGTTTGAGGCGTTTAAAACCGCCAGCCTGCCGAACTTTATCGCGCTGCAACAAGCGCTGCCGAAAGTGGGCAAGATCCGCAAAGTGCTGCTCAACTATTGCCAGTATTCCTCGCGCTATCAGCGTTATCTGGATGGCGAAAATCCAAATACCTTTAATCCCGCGTTCTCAAACGGCTCGATTATGGATATCGGTTTTTATACTTTGGCCTCGGCGGTTGCGCTGTGGGGCGAGCCGTATTCGGTGCGCGCCACCGCCAGTCTTCTGGAAAGCGGCGTTGATGCTCACGGTTCAGTGCAGATGAACTACGGTGATTTTGACGTGAATCTACTGCACTCAAAAGTGAGCGACTCGGTTATCCCAAGCGAGATACAGGGCGAAGCCGGTTCACTTGTCATCGAGAAAATCTCTGAGTGCCAGCGCATCACCTTTGTGCCGCGCGGCGGCAAACCGCAGGATCTCACGCTCCCGCAGCATATCAATACTATGCTGTATGAAGCTGAAGTGTTTGCCCGTCTGGTCACCGACAACGAAGTGAATCATCCCGGTTTAGTGACGTCGCGTTTAACAGCCGCACTAAGCACTGAGATCCGCGCTCAAACCGGCGTGAAATTCCCGGCGGATGATGTGCCTGTGCATCTACCGGCGTAA
- a CDS encoding class I SAM-dependent methyltransferase: MTLNYYQNNAQNFFDGTVNVDMSALYETFTCHLPQGAKVLDAGCGSGRDAKAFHEMGYQVEAFDASSEMVALAIQHIGLSVQQMTFADVDAKEKYDGIWCCASLLHVPAQELPTIMQNLTTALKLDGIWYVSFKYGDGEREKDGRQFTDMNEASFNTLMETTPEVEIESLWTTQDKRPERDEIWLNALLRKR; encoded by the coding sequence ATGACGCTTAATTATTACCAAAACAACGCGCAGAACTTTTTTGATGGCACGGTGAATGTCGATATGAGCGCGCTGTATGAAACTTTTACCTGTCATTTACCGCAAGGCGCGAAGGTATTAGATGCTGGATGCGGTTCCGGTCGTGACGCCAAAGCATTCCATGAAATGGGTTATCAAGTTGAAGCGTTCGATGCCTCGTCAGAAATGGTGGCGTTAGCAATCCAGCACATTGGTTTATCTGTTCAGCAGATGACATTCGCCGATGTGGATGCAAAGGAAAAATACGACGGTATCTGGTGCTGCGCTTCCCTTCTCCACGTTCCCGCGCAGGAATTACCAACGATAATGCAGAACCTGACAACCGCCCTCAAACTTGATGGTATCTGGTACGTGTCATTCAAGTATGGCGACGGCGAGCGCGAAAAAGATGGCCGCCAATTTACGGACATGAATGAAGCTAGTTTCAACACGTTAATGGAAACCACGCCAGAAGTGGAAATTGAATCGCTTTGGACGACACAAGACAAACGCCCAGAGCGCGATGAAATCTGGTTGAATGCACTTCTCAGAAAACGCTAG
- a CDS encoding HNH endonuclease, protein MDFYQTDPTLENYWRGVILFGRNVASYKFALAHALYEVDKSGSDLVTLEDLAVPFSRHLCQHLLHAPKQITSRGSQYLETCVQFNNGEITQDKLIETTVRLGFSNVIDAFHNVNAGEIEKRFFLDERKTAKGIRLTDNFFQLSERPQYQNLVYETNARWNLVEQAWAMGVSRNLVTVEFDEQEQLLFSHINARRVNITSCRDSLNGYQKGRCFYCFRTISLIPGDSELADVDHFIPWMARNEVNNINGVWNLVLACQCCNRGEAGKFAHLPSRKLLQRLHARNEYFVQSKLPLHETIVNQTGNQTTQRKDFLEKNWQAAKNNRLFHTWEPKAEGEATF, encoded by the coding sequence ATGGATTTTTATCAGACCGATCCTACGCTTGAGAACTATTGGCGCGGCGTGATCCTTTTTGGAAGAAACGTCGCATCTTACAAATTTGCTCTCGCACATGCGTTGTATGAAGTGGATAAGTCAGGTAGCGATCTGGTCACGCTTGAAGATCTCGCCGTTCCGTTTAGTCGGCATCTTTGCCAACATCTTTTACATGCGCCAAAGCAAATCACATCTCGGGGCAGCCAGTATCTGGAAACCTGTGTGCAATTCAATAACGGTGAAATCACGCAAGATAAGTTGATAGAAACCACAGTGCGCCTTGGTTTTAGCAATGTGATTGATGCTTTCCATAATGTGAATGCGGGCGAAATTGAGAAACGTTTTTTCCTTGATGAGCGCAAAACAGCAAAGGGAATTCGTCTTACTGATAACTTCTTTCAGCTCAGTGAGCGGCCGCAATATCAGAACCTGGTTTACGAGACGAACGCGCGCTGGAATCTGGTTGAGCAGGCCTGGGCGATGGGTGTTTCCCGCAACCTTGTTACCGTTGAGTTCGATGAGCAGGAACAGCTTCTGTTTAGCCATATCAATGCGCGTCGGGTGAATATCACCAGTTGCAGGGATAGCCTGAATGGTTACCAGAAAGGGCGTTGCTTTTACTGCTTCCGCACCATTAGCCTGATACCGGGCGACTCCGAACTGGCTGACGTTGACCATTTTATTCCATGGATGGCCCGTAATGAGGTCAACAATATCAATGGCGTGTGGAATCTAGTTTTGGCATGCCAGTGCTGTAACCGGGGTGAGGCAGGCAAATTCGCGCATTTACCAAGCCGTAAACTATTGCAGCGTCTTCATGCGCGGAACGAGTACTTTGTTCAAAGCAAGCTGCCTCTGCATGAAACCATCGTGAATCAGACGGGTAACCAGACAACTCAACGCAAAGACTTCCTTGAAAAGAACTGGCAAGCTGCGAAAAACAACAGGCTTTTCCATACCTGGGAACCGAAAGCCGAAGGTGAGGCAACATTCTGA
- a CDS encoding tyrosine-type recombinase/integrase, with the protein MALSDVKVRSAKPEAKAYKLTDGEGMVLLVHPNGSKYWRLRYRFGGKEKMLALGKYPEVSLADARARRDEARKLLANGVDPSENKKAVKVEQEQEAITFEVVARDWHASNQKWSTSHSARVLKSLEDNLFATIGKRNIAELKTRDLLVPIKAVESSGRLEVAARLQQRTTAIMRFAVQSGLIDYNPAQEIAGAVATAKRQHRAALELNRIPELLHRIDHYSGRHLTRLAVELTLLVFIRSSELRFARWSEVDFETAMWTIPGEREPLEGVKHSQRGSKMRTPHLVPLSRQAIAILEKIKSMSWNRELIFVGDHDPRRPMSENTVNKALRVMGYDTKAEVCGHGFRTMACSSLIESGLWSRDAVERQMSHQERSSVRAAYIHKAEHLGERRLMLQWWADFLDANREKAVSPFDFAKINNPLK; encoded by the coding sequence ATGGCTCTGAGTGATGTGAAAGTTCGTTCGGCTAAGCCTGAAGCAAAAGCCTATAAACTTACTGACGGTGAAGGCATGGTTTTGTTGGTTCACCCGAACGGCTCCAAATACTGGCGGCTACGTTATCGCTTCGGTGGTAAAGAGAAGATGCTGGCGCTTGGGAAATACCCTGAGGTTTCGCTGGCGGATGCCAGGGCGCGCCGGGATGAGGCCCGTAAGCTATTAGCTAATGGTGTTGATCCCAGTGAGAACAAGAAAGCCGTTAAGGTAGAGCAGGAGCAAGAGGCGATAACGTTTGAAGTGGTTGCCAGAGACTGGCATGCCAGCAATCAGAAATGGTCTACATCGCATAGTGCTCGTGTATTGAAAAGCCTCGAGGATAATCTCTTTGCTACCATTGGTAAGCGGAACATTGCGGAACTGAAGACGCGGGATCTTCTTGTACCCATCAAAGCGGTGGAATCATCCGGACGACTCGAAGTTGCGGCTCGTTTGCAACAGCGGACTACCGCGATTATGCGGTTTGCTGTGCAGAGTGGTTTAATCGACTACAACCCAGCGCAAGAGATTGCCGGTGCGGTTGCTACGGCGAAAAGACAGCATCGTGCTGCTCTGGAACTTAATCGCATTCCTGAATTGCTTCACCGCATCGATCATTACTCCGGCAGACACTTAACTCGATTAGCTGTCGAGCTCACTTTATTAGTGTTTATCCGCTCAAGTGAACTACGTTTTGCACGCTGGTCAGAAGTAGATTTTGAAACGGCCATGTGGACGATTCCAGGTGAGCGTGAACCGCTGGAGGGTGTAAAGCATTCTCAGCGTGGTTCGAAGATGCGAACTCCCCATCTTGTTCCCTTGTCGCGGCAGGCTATAGCCATTTTGGAAAAGATTAAAAGCATGAGCTGGAATCGTGAGCTGATTTTCGTAGGCGATCACGATCCGCGTAGGCCGATGAGTGAGAACACGGTTAACAAGGCTTTACGAGTAATGGGGTATGACACAAAAGCGGAAGTATGTGGGCATGGATTCAGGACAATGGCCTGTAGCTCATTGATTGAATCGGGATTGTGGTCGAGGGACGCGGTAGAGCGGCAGATGAGCCATCAGGAGCGTAGCTCTGTTCGGGCAGCTTACATTCATAAGGCCGAACATCTGGGGGAGCGGAGGTTGATGTTGCAGTGGTGGGCTGATTTTCTGGATGCGAATCGGGAGAAGGCAGTTAGTCCGTTTGATTTTGCTAAAATTAACAACCCTTTGAAATGA
- a CDS encoding type I restriction endonuclease subunit R, whose amino-acid sequence MSTTENQIELDLLAKLAELKYTLRPDIRDRASLEKNFRAKFEALNRVHLTDSEFQRLLDSIITPDVYNAAQTLRNINSFERDDGTPLNYSLVNINDWCKNDFEVVNQLRINTENSHHRYDVMLLINGVPVVQIELKTLSVSPRRAMQQIVDYKTDPGNGYGKTLLCFIQLFIVSNRSDTWYFANNNARHFSFNADERFLPVYQFASEDNKKITLLDRFADKFLAKCTLGQMISRFMVLVASEQKLLMMRPYQIYAVKAIVECIHQNCGNGYIWHTTGSGKTLTSFKASTLLKDNPDIEKCLFVVDRKDLDRQTREEFNRFQEGCVEENTNTETLVRRLLSDDYADKVIVTTIQKLGLALDGTNKRSYKERLEPLRDARIVFIFDECHRSQFGENHKAIKEFFPNAQLFGFTGTPIFEANASYQQIEGQQASLRTTKDLFDRCLHQYTITHAIEDRNVLRFHIDYFKPEGKNPPKPGEGIAKSKVIETILSKHDSATNGRKFNAVLATASINDAIEYFELFSSIQIQNAEKDAEFRALNIACVFSPPSEGNKDVQQIQEDLPQEKEDNQQDPEGKKAALTRIIAEYNARFGTNHRISEFDSYYQDVQKRIKDQQYPNTDLSAAQKIDITIVVDMLLTGFDSKYLNTLYVDKNLKHHGLIQAFSRTNRVLNDTKPYGNILDFRQQQKSVEGAIALFSGEQIDNPREIWLVDAAPKVIDNLQNATRKLADFMQSQGLTNAPEEVANLKGDVARAQFVNLFKDVQRLKTQLDQYTDLSEEQKQQIESIVPSDQLQGFKGVYLETAKRLKEKQDKDQSIPEVQQLDFEFVLFASAVIDYDFIMGLIANLTQQKPGKLTLNREELIGLIQSDAKFIDEREDIAEYIRGLPVNEALNEKQIRTGFAHFKAEKKAKEVTDIATRHELAPDALQVFVDEILRRRIFDGERLSELMSPLNLGWKARTQKELALMEELAPFLHKLAQGREITGLSAYEEDR is encoded by the coding sequence ATGAGTACGACTGAAAACCAAATTGAGTTGGACCTTCTTGCCAAGCTGGCTGAGTTAAAATATACACTTCGACCCGACATTCGTGATCGTGCATCCCTCGAAAAAAATTTCCGGGCGAAGTTTGAGGCTCTCAATAGAGTTCATCTGACCGATAGTGAGTTCCAGCGTTTACTCGATTCTATCATTACACCTGACGTGTACAATGCTGCTCAGACATTACGCAATATCAACAGCTTCGAGCGAGATGATGGAACACCGCTAAACTACAGCTTGGTTAACATTAATGACTGGTGTAAGAACGACTTCGAGGTCGTTAATCAGTTGCGCATTAACACCGAGAATAGCCATCATCGCTATGATGTAATGCTACTCATAAACGGTGTACCAGTGGTGCAGATCGAGCTTAAAACACTGTCCGTTAGCCCACGCCGAGCTATGCAGCAAATCGTGGATTACAAAACCGATCCTGGCAATGGTTACGGAAAGACACTGCTGTGTTTCATTCAGCTCTTCATCGTCAGCAACCGTTCTGATACTTGGTACTTCGCAAACAATAATGCACGACATTTTAGCTTTAATGCAGATGAACGCTTTTTGCCTGTCTACCAGTTCGCTAGTGAAGATAACAAAAAAATTACCCTGCTAGACAGATTCGCTGATAAGTTCTTGGCCAAGTGTACATTGGGGCAGATGATTAGCCGTTTTATGGTTTTAGTTGCCAGTGAACAGAAGCTATTGATGATGCGCCCGTACCAAATCTATGCGGTCAAGGCTATCGTCGAGTGTATTCATCAGAACTGTGGAAACGGCTACATCTGGCATACCACTGGTTCAGGTAAGACGCTGACATCTTTCAAAGCATCTACTTTGCTCAAGGACAATCCAGACATCGAAAAATGCCTTTTCGTAGTGGATCGTAAAGACTTGGACCGACAGACCCGGGAAGAATTTAACCGTTTTCAGGAAGGCTGCGTAGAAGAGAACACTAACACAGAAACACTGGTGCGCCGACTTTTGTCCGACGACTATGCTGATAAGGTTATTGTTACTACTATCCAGAAGTTGGGTCTGGCGCTGGACGGCACAAATAAACGTAGCTACAAAGAGCGCTTGGAGCCGTTGCGAGACGCCCGTATCGTGTTTATCTTTGATGAATGCCATCGCTCGCAATTTGGCGAAAATCACAAGGCTATAAAAGAATTTTTCCCCAACGCTCAGCTTTTTGGCTTCACAGGGACGCCCATCTTTGAGGCGAATGCTAGCTATCAGCAAATTGAAGGCCAGCAAGCCAGCCTACGTACCACTAAAGACTTATTTGATCGGTGTCTGCACCAGTACACTATCACTCATGCTATCGAAGATCGCAACGTCTTACGCTTTCATATAGATTATTTCAAACCCGAAGGAAAGAATCCACCGAAGCCCGGTGAAGGGATAGCTAAATCTAAGGTTATCGAAACCATTCTTTCCAAGCATGATTCTGCTACCAACGGACGCAAATTTAACGCTGTTCTGGCGACAGCCAGCATCAACGACGCTATCGAATATTTTGAGTTATTTTCGAGCATTCAGATACAAAATGCAGAAAAAGATGCTGAATTTAGAGCACTGAACATAGCATGCGTGTTTTCACCACCTTCTGAAGGTAACAAAGACGTTCAGCAGATACAGGAAGATCTGCCGCAGGAGAAAGAAGATAACCAGCAAGATCCTGAAGGTAAGAAAGCTGCACTTACTCGTATCATTGCCGAATATAATGCCCGTTTCGGGACCAATCATCGTATAAGCGAATTTGATTCTTACTATCAGGACGTACAAAAGCGCATCAAGGATCAGCAGTATCCCAACACAGATTTATCTGCTGCGCAAAAAATTGACATCACCATCGTAGTAGACATGCTACTTACAGGTTTTGACTCCAAATACCTTAATACATTGTACGTGGACAAAAATCTCAAACACCATGGTTTAATTCAGGCATTTTCACGAACTAACCGTGTTCTCAACGATACCAAGCCATACGGTAATATTCTTGATTTTCGTCAGCAACAGAAATCGGTAGAAGGAGCCATTGCTCTCTTTTCTGGTGAGCAAATAGATAACCCGCGTGAGATATGGCTGGTAGATGCCGCACCTAAAGTGATTGATAACCTACAAAATGCCACGCGAAAGCTGGCCGATTTTATGCAATCACAGGGATTGACTAATGCACCGGAAGAAGTAGCCAACCTTAAAGGTGATGTCGCCAGAGCGCAATTCGTAAACCTGTTCAAGGATGTTCAGAGACTCAAAACTCAGCTTGACCAATATACCGATCTTTCTGAAGAGCAGAAGCAGCAGATTGAGAGCATAGTACCGTCAGATCAATTGCAAGGATTCAAGGGTGTCTATCTGGAAACAGCTAAGCGCCTGAAGGAAAAACAAGATAAAGATCAGTCAATTCCAGAAGTACAACAACTTGATTTTGAGTTTGTGCTCTTTGCTTCTGCGGTTATTGATTACGATTTTATCATGGGTCTTATTGCTAACCTGACTCAACAGAAACCAGGAAAACTCACTCTGAACCGCGAAGAACTCATTGGCCTAATTCAGTCTGATGCCAAGTTTATTGATGAGCGTGAAGATATTGCTGAGTACATCCGTGGTCTGCCGGTAAATGAAGCATTAAACGAAAAACAGATTCGAACGGGTTTTGCACACTTCAAAGCAGAAAAAAAGGCGAAAGAAGTCACTGACATCGCAACCCGACATGAACTCGCACCTGATGCCTTACAGGTTTTTGTTGATGAAATTCTGCGTCGCCGTATCTTTGATGGCGAACGCCTTTCTGAATTAATGTCTCCGCTGAATCTAGGCTGGAAAGCGCGCACGCAGAAAGAACTGGCGCTTATGGAGGAGCTAGCACCGTTTCTGCACAAACTAGCACAAGGGCGTGAGATCACGGGACTATCAGCCTATGAAGAAGACCGATAA
- a CDS encoding restriction endonuclease subunit S: MNKKMNGDVKQFVPSLRFQSFKASGPWEFKPLSQLAQRSTRKNVDRKITRVLTNSAEFGVIDQRDFFEKDIANQGNLQGYYVVEEGSYVYNPRISTMAPVGPISKNKIGLGVMSPLYTVFKFNNRENDFYAHYFKSTHWHQYMRQVSSTGARHDRMSISNNAFMELPLPVSTPKEQEKIADCLSSLDDLLTAEAQKLDALKKYKKGVLQQIFPREGEAVPRLRFPKFRESEKWNTVVVAEICEVNPSKASRQDNELVSFIPMASVSEDGRITNPEIRAYADVKKGYTAFAENDVIIAKITPCFENGKAAIARGLKNGLGFGSTEFHVFRASKSCLPEFLFLQLYRDEVRTVGARSMIGNAGQRRVPVSFFESLPFYLPSIDEQQMIVGFLSTLDEQLSAIKKQIDILKTHKKGLMQQLFPVFDRISA, translated from the coding sequence ATGAATAAAAAAATGAATGGCGATGTTAAGCAATTTGTTCCTAGCTTGCGCTTTCAATCATTTAAAGCCTCAGGTCCATGGGAATTTAAGCCATTGAGTCAACTGGCTCAGCGCTCAACACGTAAAAATGTGGATCGTAAAATAACCCGGGTCTTAACAAACTCAGCAGAGTTTGGGGTGATTGATCAGCGTGATTTTTTCGAAAAAGACATTGCTAACCAAGGCAATCTCCAAGGGTATTATGTTGTAGAAGAAGGAAGCTATGTTTATAACCCACGTATCTCAACGATGGCTCCTGTTGGACCGATTTCAAAAAATAAAATCGGATTAGGGGTGATGTCGCCGTTGTATACGGTTTTCAAGTTTAATAATAGAGAAAATGATTTTTACGCTCATTACTTCAAGTCAACACATTGGCATCAATATATGCGCCAAGTTTCAAGTACAGGGGCGCGCCATGACCGAATGAGCATCAGTAATAATGCTTTTATGGAACTACCACTTCCTGTCTCTACGCCGAAAGAGCAAGAAAAAATCGCTGACTGTCTGTCTTCTTTGGATGACCTACTCACAGCAGAAGCCCAGAAACTGGATGCGTTGAAGAAATATAAAAAAGGCGTGTTGCAACAGATTTTTCCTCGTGAAGGTGAAGCTGTGCCACGGTTGCGGTTTCCTAAGTTTCGTGAAAGTGAAAAGTGGAATACGGTGGTTGTGGCTGAAATATGCGAAGTCAATCCTTCTAAAGCTAGCCGGCAAGATAATGAGTTGGTTAGCTTTATCCCAATGGCTTCCGTTTCTGAAGATGGCCGGATAACAAATCCAGAGATTCGAGCGTACGCAGATGTCAAAAAAGGTTATACCGCTTTTGCTGAAAATGATGTAATTATTGCAAAAATAACGCCTTGCTTTGAAAATGGAAAGGCTGCGATTGCGAGAGGTTTGAAAAATGGACTGGGTTTCGGCAGTACGGAATTTCATGTATTTCGGGCTTCCAAATCTTGCTTGCCAGAGTTCTTATTTTTGCAATTGTATCGAGATGAAGTTCGGACTGTTGGAGCTAGAAGCATGATAGGGAATGCCGGGCAGCGACGTGTTCCTGTGTCATTTTTCGAATCATTACCGTTTTATTTGCCATCTATTGATGAGCAACAAATGATCGTCGGTTTCCTCTCTACGCTTGATGAACAACTGAGCGCAATAAAAAAGCAAATAGACATTCTGAAAACCCACAAAAAAGGCTTGATGCAGCAGCTTTTCCCCGTGTTTGATAGGATATCAGCATGA